The stretch of DNA GCGGTCCAGTCCCACTCGCCGCCTTTGATCGCCCGGTCGTAGCTCGGAACCTTGCGAACGCAAGCGAGCAGGAGCGCGAGCGTGTGGGTCGGGACCTCCTCGATACAGTAGTCGGGGACGTTCACCACCGGGACGCCGTGTTCCGCGGCGGCGTCGACGTCGATGGAGTCGACGCCGATGCCGTAGCGGCCGACGGCCTGCAAGTCGGGCAGCGCCTCGAACACCTCGTCGGTGACATCGGCGTACTGGACGAGGAGGGCGTCGGCGCCCGCGGCGGCTTCGGCGACCTCCTCGGGGGTTCGCGCGCACTCGCCCCGTAGTTCGGCGTCCGCGTCGTCGAGTACCGCCGATTCGATCGACAGATCCTCGAAGTCGTAGTCGGTGGCGACGATGGTGTCCGTCATTCCTCGTTGAACTCGTCGACGAGGTCGACTCGTTCCTGCGTGGCGAACTGCTCCCACCAGACGTCGGACTCGTACTCGTGTGCCGTATCGAGGTCGGGCGCGTTCGCGCTGTAGTTGATCGCCTTCTTCGAGTTCTTGACCGCCTTTCGGCCGGTGTCCTGGATGGCGTCGACGATGCCGCCGACCGTCTCGTCGAGGTCCTCGCGGGGGACGACGTGATTGACGAATCCGATCTCCCTGGCCTCCTCCGCCTCCGCCATGCCGGCGGTGTAGACGAGTTCCTTGACTTTCGCCTCGCCGATCAACTGGGTGACGCGGTACGTGGATCCGCCGCCGGGGATCTGCCCGATGTCGGTGACCGGGACGCCGAACTTGGCGTCGTCGACCGAGATGCGCAGGTCACAGAAGGCCGCGAGGATGAGGCCACCGCCGACGCAGTACCCGTTGATCTTCGCGATCACCGGACAGTGCAGGTCGTAGACGCGCTTGTAGACGTCCTCGTAGAAGAACTCTTGACGATCCTTCTGCCGGGGGTCGTGTTCCTCGCTCGGTCCGGCGTACTGCTCGATGTCCGCGCCGGCACAGAACGCCTTCTCCCCTTCGCCCGTGATGACCGTCACGTCGATGGAGCGGTCGAGTTGAATCTCGGCGAACGCCCGCGCGAGGTCGAAGTACACCTCCGTACTCAGGGCGTTGTACTTCTCGGGCCGGTGGAAGGTAATCGTCGCGACGCCGTCGGATACGTCTACCGTGATGCTCTCGTACGCTTCGAATGCCATGTAGCTGGTGACTCCCGACGCGGTATTAAATGGGTACGAAGGGGAAACGATTTCCGTCGGTTTCGGGGACCATCGCCGCCCGAGCGGACGTGTCGGGGGACGCGCCGAGCGCCGTAGCCAGCCGATCAGTCCTCCATGACGGTCACGACGGGCGACGAGGCGTTCAAAAGGATCGACTGCGTGACGCTCCCGAACAGGACCTTCCCGACCGACGAGCGCTTGCGCCCGCCGACGACGATGTAGTCCGCGTCCACGTCCGCTGCGTATTCGAGGACGCGCTGTGAAGGTTTGCCGACGAGACCGACGACCTCGTCCGCCTCGACGTCGGCGTTCGTCACGGCCTCCCCGGCGATGGTCTCCGCCAGCGACTCGATCTGCTCCATGTCCAGACTCTTGCCGCTCGCCTCGTACGACGCGCGCTCGAGGTCCCGAAACTCGGATTCCGAGAGCGTGTGGACGACGTGGAGCGAGAGACCGTGGGCGTCGGCCGTCTTTCGTCCTTCGTTCACGATCCGTTCCCCGCCCGATCGGTCGACTGCGGCGACAACTACCATCTCTATTCGAGGCCCGACGCCGGATGAATTAAGTGTTGTGCCGATCGCCGGCCGGTTCAGACGAGCGCTTCGGCGAGGGCTTCGACCGGCGTCGGGGGTTTTTCGTCGTAGTGGTCGCCGAGTTGGGTGCGACAGGAGGCGCCGGGGGCGACGACCCGGTCGCCCGGACTGTCGTCGACCTGATCGAAGAGGATCGATCCGATGGCCTTGCTCATGGAGAAATGTTCGGCCTCGTAGCCGAAGGAGCCGGACATGCCACAGCAGCCCGAATCGAGGGGGTCGACCGCGTAGCCGGCGCGGCGCAACACGCCGACCGCGTGGTGGTCTTTCTTCGTCGCCTTCT from Haloplanus salinus encodes:
- a CDS encoding enoyl-CoA hydratase/isomerase family protein; protein product: MAFEAYESITVDVSDGVATITFHRPEKYNALSTEVYFDLARAFAEIQLDRSIDVTVITGEGEKAFCAGADIEQYAGPSEEHDPRQKDRQEFFYEDVYKRVYDLHCPVIAKINGYCVGGGLILAAFCDLRISVDDAKFGVPVTDIGQIPGGGSTYRVTQLIGEAKVKELVYTAGMAEAEEAREIGFVNHVVPREDLDETVGGIVDAIQDTGRKAVKNSKKAINYSANAPDLDTAHEYESDVWWEQFATQERVDLVDEFNEE
- a CDS encoding universal stress protein; protein product: MVVVAAVDRSGGERIVNEGRKTADAHGLSLHVVHTLSESEFRDLERASYEASGKSLDMEQIESLAETIAGEAVTNADVEADEVVGLVGKPSQRVLEYAADVDADYIVVGGRKRSSVGKVLFGSVTQSILLNASSPVVTVMED